Proteins from a single region of Hordeum vulgare subsp. vulgare chromosome 6H, MorexV3_pseudomolecules_assembly, whole genome shotgun sequence:
- the LOC123401932 gene encoding GTP-binding protein 4 produces the protein MAWLPSGAAAGPALRGARASPALSSGVAAAVMLYKRALPPSSPLHSARPSATAQRFFCQLLERGASTAYLGRWAHSATCSVSVDDRPQAELTDGSNGDLVQKREMVGAFQRIPMVMPATDILMSAQRKSRNVPPTKGIQNIAKRERNKGAKQLDALMKELSVPLRTYTENFPRRRDLHPYERSLIELTFGEGYYEKVLGRVDALRKKITSVGKQHASVCAKSLTKREAEERLTEGRKELEEVFQRGQNAIEDLINVAKALRSMPVVDPHIPTLCLVGSPNVGKSSLVRILSTGKPEVCSYPFTTRGILMGHIVSNHERFQVTDTPGLLTRHDDDRNNIERLTLAVLAYMPIAVLYVHDLSEDCGTKVADQYITYKHIKERFGDRLWIDVVSKCDLLDRATPSRFDDAADDGIDDELRRYREFGPEDAIRVSVQTQIGTQELKQRVHHLLTSQMARIKAAGSDDEEVVGEVR, from the exons ATGGCCTGGCTGCCTTCCGGCGCGGCGGCCGGCCCGGCGCTGCGGGGAGCGCGAGCCTCTCCGGCGCTCTCCTCGGGGGTGGCGGCCGCCGTCATGCTCTACAAGCGCGCCCTGCCCCCGTCTTCTCCGCTGCACTCCGCCCGCCCGTCCGCCACGGCTCAGAG GTTTTTCTGTCAACTCTTGGAACGAGGGGCTTCTACGGCCTACTTGGGTCGTTGGGCCCATTCTGCAACATGCAGTGTCTCCGTAGATGACAGACCGCAGGCAGAGTTGACAGATGGATCAAAT GGAGATCTTGTGCAAAAGCGTGAAATGGTTGGTGCATTTCAAAGAATACCTATGGTGATGCCTGCAACTGATATACTTATGTCAGCGCAAAGAAAATCAAGAAATGTGCCACCCACAAAGG gtatacaaaatatagccAAGCGTGAAAGAAACAAAGGAGCAAAACAACTTGATGCCTTAATGAAG GAACTTTCTGTGCCACTAAGAACGTACACAGAGAACTTCCCTAGAAGGAGAGATTTACATCCTTATGAAAGATCTCTCATTGAGTTGACTTTTGGGGAGGGATATTATGAAAAG GTACTAGGGCGAGTGGATGCTCTtaggaaaaagataacttctgttGGGAAGCAACATGCTTCTGTCTGTGCTAAG TCTTTGACGAAGCGTGAAGCAGAGGAACGACTCACTGAG GGCCGGAAGGAACTTGAGGAAGTTTTCCAGCGTGGTCAGAATGCAATTGAGGATTTAATAAACGTTGCAAAG GCTTTGCGTTCTATGCCAGTTGTTGATCCACATATACCAACACTTTGTCTTGTTGGATCACCCAATGTGGGGAAGTCATCATTAGTTCGCATATTATCAACTGGAAAACCAGAG GTCTGCAGCTACCCTTTCACAACAAGAGGAATTCTAATGGGTCATATAGTATCCAATCATGAACGTTTTCAG GTTACTGACACTCCGGGGCTTCTCACAAGACATGATG ATGATCGGAACAACATAGAAAGATTGACACTAGCTGTCCTTGCTTACATGCCAATTGCTGTTCTTTACGTCCATGATCTATCCGAAGACTGTGGGACCAAGGTGGCTGACCAG TACATCACGTACAAGCATATAAAGGAGCGGTTTGGCGACCGTCTGTGGATCGACGTCGTATCAAAATGCGATCTTCTGGACAGGGCCACACCCTCCAGGTTCGATGATGCAGCTGATGATGGCATCGACGACGAATTAAGGAGATACAGAGAGTTTGGACCGGAAGATGCCATCCGGGTGTCGGTGCAGACCCAAATCGGAACACAAGAG CTGAAGCAACGGGTGCATCATCTGCTAACCTCCCAGATGGCCCGGATCAAGGCTGCCGGGAGCGACGATGAAGAAGTCGTCGGTGAAGTTAGATAA
- the LOC123402806 gene encoding uncharacterized protein LOC123402806, translated as MVAKKRAAVIAALSVLLLLMLPRPSHQQFFSHSCDCYRECYLGCKNAFPMLCKTVCGGSCNDNKDPVATCMAACCTESICGLPPAPSAGAPDCIHACTKMWGGHGPAKEH; from the exons atggtGGCGAAGAAGAGAGCGGCGGTGATCGCCGCCCTGTCCGTGCTCCTGCTCCTCATGCTGCCAAGGCCATCCCATCAGCAGTTCTTCAGTCACTCCTGCGACTGCTACCGAGAGTGCTACTTAGGGTGCAAGAATGCCTTCCCGATGCTCTGCAAGACTGTGTGCGGCGGCAGCTGCAATGACAACAAGGACCCTGTGGCCACCTGCATGGCCGCTTGTTGCACGGAGTCCATCTGCGGCCTACCGCCGGCGCCGTCCG CTGGTGCTCCGGATTGTATCCATGCATGCACCAAGATGTGGGGTGGCCATGGTCCCGCCAAGGAACATTGA